CACCACGGAGGCAGTGACAGGACGTTAGCAAACAGCTGTGCCCCACCACCCCGTCAATAAACTGACTAAAGGTGATATCATCatgtccttcctctctctttcaacaATATTGTATTAAGGGAAACTGCTTTGTTACACTTGCATGCCTCTGTGCACATGCTACATAATGCCATCACGCAGGTCCGCTACAGTGGCCATAGTCATTACCAGCAATTTTAGAGAGCAGGCTCGATGTGACTCAGGCTCTCTGAGTATGGTGACTGCAAGtgcaaatgaatttaaaaaaaatatgtggtgAGAGGAAGGTGAACACAGCCTTAGGTGCACTGCAGAAGATTTTCACAAATTCTTTGAACTAATCATGTCAATTATTTAGCCATTAACAATATCTGAAACTATGAACATGTGGGCCAAATGACAGTTTTTCCTTGGTGACTGCAAATTCTTGCCCTGAAAGACCTGCTTTACTAGCATTACATGACACAGTAATCTCCATTTATCTGATCAACTGGTCTTCATTTTAGTTGTGAGCCTGCTACCTCGCTATATCGCACCTGAAGTTGTATCACTTCATGTAATTATACAATAAAACACTAGTTTTGtacatcattttaaaataattcttTCTGTGCTAAGACCGTTTGAACACAGTCTGAGCATCAACTTCacactttcatttctaaattagCTCAAATATATGTTTCCTGTTTCTACTATCTAGAAATGTGTGATACTTATCTGCTGACATAGCTACTGATGTCAACGTATCTGCAGTAAGCTAATATCTGCCCTGCTGATTTATTCATCTTGCTCATGACTGAACACAAACTTAAGTTTCTGCAACGAATGAATCAATGTTACATTTAGCTGTTGAACAAAAACATTCTTTTATTATCCTGACAGAAGAGGTAAAATTCATGTAGATATGAAAAGTTGTGTTCACAATGccaatggtcaaaaaaaaaaaagacaaccatTTACTTCTGTGATTCTGTGGTGACACATCAAAACCAATATTTGCTGTGGCATCTCTACTTTCCCATCCACTCTAATAAAATCTCTGTCCTTAACAAACGATAtacaatatattttatttatatccaCAGACTACACAGCAGTTGAGTCACATGCActcattgtgtgtgttcatgtgatcAGCAAATGATGGCTGATTCACTTATGGACATCCAAGCCCTAGAGCTGCACACCTTAACACACCTGACAAAGAGCTATTTATATTCACCAGTCATATACCAAGGTTATGACTGAACCAGTAAGACAAACATTTGCTCAGCCAATGGGTGTTTAGGTCAACTTCTCAAAGTCAGAATGAGTCCGGACATGTCTTACAGGTAAGTTGACTGTATAGCAAAGACAATACAGACATCAAATAAAGGTGTATTCCTCTGATACACCAATTCCTCATTTCAGGATATCTGACTTCATGGACCTGACACTGTATTATTCATCTAATGTTTCTTCAAATGATCAAAGGCAATCAAATTGAAAACATAAGACTTCTGACATCTAACTGACTCTTCTCACCTAAACTAACATGAGACTTTTTTTAAACCAACCTTTGGTATTTCCTCCAGagtttttcagtctgtgattTGACCTCTTCTTTAATTACTATATTTCtctttggtgtttttttcaaAGCTCTTTGAGATGCTAATATTCTTGAAAGATTATATTAGTTTATTTATAAAGAATGTAATTGgttaaatgttttaaagtaATGGCTAGAAAGACTGTGGCTTATGAGTGGTCTCAAAACTTTGCTTCATATCTTAGATCAGTCATATATCCGTCATTCACTGGCTGTTTTAATGCCATAAAAACACCTTAACTCTTTGAACTGGAAAATAATGGTAAACCCACTGTTGATGTAAAGGTTAGAGAGTTGAGTGAGCACAGCTTCACGTACAAAGTTCAACTTCAGTGAGCAACAGACATGTTGCCTATCCCACATGCATGCTGCAGGATGACTGCACAATCTGATGCAGTAAAGGAGTCTGGCGCCATCTGCTGCTGAATTCAGCTCAGTGCAGTGATAATAAAACCAGGACATGTATATTAACATGTTGCCACACTACCTgcaggtaaacaaacacacgcTGACTGTCAAAAGGATGCACCTGTGTAACACTCTCCCTCTCAGAGTTTTCAGTAAGTTAGGGTTTGCTCAACGTGTCTACACAGCTAACAGAACAAAGCTTTAAATCTAAATGGTTGtaagaataagaaatcctttattagtccctcagtggggaaattgcatatGTATGTGAGATACATGCAAATTGCTGAAAAGATATAGGAGCAATTGTTTTGAGTGTGGCAGTGAGACCTCCAGAGAAATCCACCACATTTTGTGCGTTCTCACCTTTGACGGGATTAAAGAAGTTGAAGAAAGAGTCGTTGGGGACCTGTTTGGTAACAGTGCGAACTGTGCCGCGGCCTTTatgcttctgcttcttcttaATAGTTTTCACTGTCACATCCTTCCCCTTGTGCCAATCTATTTGACAGCTAAAGAGAGGAAGTGTGAAAAGAAGTGAGAGGCTGCAGAAAGCAAGGACTCAAAAAAGGTAAAAGCTAGAGGAAGTGCCAAGAGGAGGCTGATATGTGGGATGTAAATATAGAAAGAGTGAGCAGAAATGTTTTACAAACCACAcaatgtctatttttttttttactctacaTCATTTATGCCCAAGCCACAGATTAACAAGTACGTTTGTGTGCTCTGGCTCTCACCCTTCACAGTCAATGATCTCTGGCCCCTCAAATGAGAAAGGGTCTGAGGCATCAGGTTCTGATTTCATCTTGTAGACTTTAGTGAGGACTGCGTTGTTGAAGTAACCATTGGGCTCAAAGTGGAACTCTAATGTGAAACTCTGTGTGAGAAAGGAGATGACAGATAATtttacacagtatttttttctctaattAGTTTGTTAATTTTGAATTATATGAATTCATTATGACACTGTGTTGACACTGACCATTGGCTGTCCTGGTTCAGAAAACTTGACTTGAATATCTTTCAGGTGCTTTAGGATGGGCTCATCGTGCTCCTGGTGGGAAATTAACAGAAAGGTCAAAGACTTAGAACActtcagaaatgtaaaatgtctaTGAGGCATGAGTGAGAGATAAATCAGTGAAATGTACCTGTAGCATGTCACTGAGCATGTCCACACTCTTGAATATGGTGAGCCAGAACTCAGGGATGCCTTTTGGGTCTTCCTCTGGCGTGGCTTCCTCTTTCTTTGCATCCTCAATTGCAGCTTTTTCCTTTACTTCCTCCTGCAAGGCAGAGAGCAGCCCACCATTAAGCTTTCAAAAAGAAGAGATCAAGTTGTTTTACAAACCACCAACAGAGAACTCAGATACACAAGGTAACAGTTCTCATCAGTTAGAAAACTGTCATCACAGTCAAGTCCTAATAATACTCATTAAAATCACAACCTTCTTCTTTCCTGTTAGACACTAACCCATTTGCCTATTTgcccaaatgtgtgtgttttctcgtTGGTTTACTGAAAAggatgttgaaaatgtttttccctGTAGGCCTTGCATTTGTTCCTTCATCCACCTTAGACAGAAAAGCTTTGTGCTTCAAGTTTGTGTTGAAAAcatcctctttttgttttaacaatTTTGCCACATTCCTAGAGTCATTTATGAGATGTGGTGATAAGAAAAACTTCTTTTCCTATGTTGTGAAGAGCCAAAGGAAGTAGGATTTGGAATATTCTCTAATGTCTCTAAACGCAAACAAACCAAATTTGTACTTACAGctagctcctcctcttcctctctgtcactgtgccACTCACACTCCTCATCTGTGGGTTCCACTGTTCCTGTGACAATATCTCTTCTCTGTGACACACGCATATAACAACAGAGTAGAGAAAAGAGGGATTTGTGAATGTTAGCATGAAATATCTGTATATGAACACGCATTCATTCGACAAGGCTGAATTATTTTCAGCTAGCACGCTGAAATCAACACCATTTGAGACcaagatggacacacacactgacatacacacagagtacaAACAGGTGCAGCAGGATTACAGCTGCCAGTCTTCAGGGCAACTAAGAATGGCTGAGTTTTTGTCACTGGCTCTGGAAATAGCCTTGACTAACAAAAGAACAGTTGACTACTCGTTCTAGCAGTTTTCAATTTAGCACCAAGGATGTGTCCTCCCTGACCTTGAGTTGAACCAGAGAGACATATTTCACCACCCATTAGTGCAGGGAATGACACAAGTGAttcttaaatattttctctcttaATAAATAAGAGACCTTATtggtcttttttctgtctttgctctgtttgcaTGAACAAAAACTGAGCAAAGAAAATTCTATACATCTTTGGAAACAGTCAAGTCAATAGTAAAGTGAAGTTAAGAACAAAGTTCTGTTATAAAATCATTATTAACCATACCTTGTCAAACAGAGGCTGGTAGAGGGCAGCATACTTCCTCTCTAGCTCATGGACTTCCTCGTAGAACTTTGCTTCTATGTTAGCACACTGCACCTGTAGCCTTTTCAAGGCATGCACTCGCCTCTTCACTGCTTTGGGAAGCATGCTAGGAGAAGAGAAGCATAAGAACTGATGTGAATTTAAATCATTTGCAGTAACTATAAAATTATGAgctatgttgttttgtttctttctctatGAAGTAAAACTGTAATCCTCAACCAATTCTTGCACaatctttaatcttttaaaCTGGTGAGTGCTCAGCCTAGGGGGTTGAGAAGCACCAAAGGATCTCAGTATAGTTTTATAAGACGATACTGTACCATTTTCCTACACTAATTCAATAGTCTCATTCAAACAACAATCTAAAACACTAATTTTGTAAGTATCCTGAAGTATCCAGAATTGGATACTGGAAACATCAGATTTTGATATTTACGTATCAAGAGTTTCAAATAAGTTAACACAAAAACCACCAGATCCCAGCCCCTCTTCTTTAACAATCAGATCTTATTAAACACACCTCACCAAAATCACCACCTTGAGTAATGCAGTTCCATGTTTACGTTATGTGGAAATTGCTGTCTTTTGGCTGGTAAATGCCAATTACATCAATATGCAACTAGCAATTATGACAAGAACTTTTTCCCCCCGAATAGACCGATATCCAATATATCTGTACAGGCAGTAAATAATGTCAAAGAATCCAAGGAACATACAAACATGAATCATTTGAGTCACTACACAATATTAACTTAATACCtaaaaactacaaagaaaaCGTAAAGAAGCAAAAGCAGTTGCCATTTTACCGCCATGTTAAGTTGTTCAGCAACTAATGTGAATACTGGCATGTTGTAACCATGTCAATCTTTCCATTTTCACCCTTAATCTGCCATAGCACCAATACAACATGAACCATCTACACTGACCTTTCCAAGAAGTGGAAGCTGACAGGTCTGTCCATTTGCCCACCTGGGTTCTGCATCCCTTGATCCCCTTTACCTGCCAAAACAAGAAAGATTACTCAAGTGTACCTCTTACATCACCACTAGACAAATTACTATTCAAAAATACAACACGGAGGCTTGTGCCAttcttttcatttgcatttaggGAGTTGAAAACCCAGCAGTACTGCTTTGTGTCTCATCATACACTATATGAGACAACATAATCCATTCAATACGACAGCCctcacatttttctgtgatgATTACAAATGCTGAGTTTATGTATGAGTCAGAGTTGGTGATAATTGGTCATTTCTGAGGTTACATTCCACAAAACAAGTTAACAAGCCTATCTGCCATTCTTTTTATTACAtacatgtaaacatgaaaatataacaGCTAATATTAAGTACAGACTAAAACCAAAATTTCTCACATTACATAAAGTAAGTTGAAATACAACTACGTTTGTCTTTACCTTTACTGGCGTCCATTACTGAGTGGCAACTCCTTCCTCTGTTAAAAACATATCAATTATATAAGTCAAATGCTCATCGTGGGtcatgacagagacagagagagttagTAGTGACGGAGAAAGCTAGCTACAGcgtgaaagaggaaaacaaccAGTGTCGATAGTATTTATTTAGTGAGCCCGGGGATACAATTAATAGTACCTCTATGTGAGAGACATGTTTCATCATTACATTGCCAACAAACATCAATACAGAACAATCATATGTAAAATCTATGACTTCACTTGGTGTACAAACTGAGACAACTGTCATCTGTGAAAAGCATTGTGAACTAACAGCTAAGTATTCTCCAGCTGATCAACAGAAACGCTGGTGTTAAGCAAGTGCAACTGCTAGCCCAACTGCCGTTAGCACTAACATGCTAGCGGCAGTTGGGCTAGCTGCGACAGCCAAAGTTAGCATCGCTTCATTTTTATAGAGTAAAATGGCCATCTTTGCCTCTGACAGTTACAGAGGACCACTGATAAAACAATATCACATTAATCTACACGCTAACATCAGCTTAACAACGCGCACATACGGATAACCACCCAGCATGGGCGGTGCCAAAAATCTGACAGCAGCTAACCGGGCTAGCGGGTTAGCAAGAAAGTATGAGCCAACGTGCTATGAACAATGCTTGAAATAACAACAAGAACGAACGTTAACACTTAACATCAACCCTCTCTCCCCCGCTCGCACATGCCATTTAGAATACATTTTTCCAATGATTGACTGTGGCAACAACCCTGCGCCTTATGATTATGCAAAGAAAACTGACCGTTAACGTTACAGCAGCTAGCCCACTGCTAGCCGCATTCACATGCTAGTATCAGCTAGCTATCTTTAGCTCGCGGGTTAATAAAGGTTCCAGAGTCAGAGCAAAGTGTCGGGAATACAGCTCATCAACGGTCCGTCAAATTAGTGACATAAATCGTAATGCTAATGATTAATGCCCCAGCATGGGGGGAAATGTTCACATTAATAAAATATCTGTGCTAACTTGCTGTTTTAGCTGTCTTACCTCTCGTACAGCGGAATTCTCGCTGGTCGCCTCGCTCACGCGTCTTCGCTTCAACCCCCACGCGCGAGCAACACACACGCGCTCCAGCATCCTGGATTCTGATTGGCCAGCTGGTGAAGGAAGGCACGGTGCTGCGTTCAAGTGCTGGGTTGCGCAAATCTCATTCTCGGGGACACTCAGTGTTGCTCaatcccctcttctctctcaaaTAAACAGACAAGCAGACGAAGGATTTTATAAAATATCTATTTTGcagtaaaagtaaaatctaATCATAATCTCAAAGCATTCGTGGCTTTTCCGTCAAACACCAGATCAAGACAAAagatttaaagctttttttttaactgaagaCATCTCATGTGTTTCACAAGGTTCATATTCATTGTGCTCCTCCTTGTCTCAGCGCTCTTTGTATTTTGAACAGTAGCAAGGTTTCCTTAGCCAAGCCTCATCAGGTGTAGTACATCACTGGCACACCTTCATCTTCACCCTCTGACTTCCTGGCAGAAGAAGAGCACAGCAATACAGAAATGACGAACAAAGATAGGGCCAAGCCTGGGGCCGTCCCACTGTTTCCCATAGGACAGGAGGAACATTTGAAATGCTTGCTGAACATGAATCAAGTATATGCCATAATGTCTCAGCAGAGGCCAACCTAAGTGCCACTCAAGTGCCAATGTGGTCTGGCCAAATGGTCCTATTCCAGCCAGTAATGTACGCCTTTGGTAAGCCCAAGTACCCTTGTGTGCACAGTTGGGGTATGTTTTGGTTTAAATGTACACACCAGGTTGGAATGCATAACACTAGTGCACCCTTTAAGAGGTccccttttttaattttacccACTGACCCTTAGATGCCCTGTGCACACCTGTGCTCATCCCACTGGAATCTCCATCTTATCATTTCTAAATAACTGCCACATTTCAGACAACATCTTTATTAAACTTATATATTTCAAAGCTGCACCTAAAAACTCCAGATGAATTCAGAAGTCAAAACTACAGCTTGTTAGCAATATTGGGCAAATGTTGGTTGTAAGTAATAACGACTATCTATTTAAAGATTTGTGAGATTTAAGGGGACTACTGAAATGAGAATAATATACATTCAGCCTTTTCATATGGGATTCAAGCTACAACATCAATAATATTTTTGTCTATTGATGTATGTAGTAAGTGCTCCAGAACATGTTTAGACCACAAGAGGGCTTCATATACCTGTGCTTCATGGGAGACAGTGACTCTATCAGTGCATGTACACTGAAAGAGTCTCTCATATTGTATAAATGTATTGATGAGTCGATAGTTGATGTGTGTAAATtgtagagagtgtgtgtaccattgtgttttttatgtttcacaGCTCACATGTGCTTGTTTTCACTCTGCTCAGACATATTCGACAATCCATAGAGGtattttttaagaaaaactgCACAGGATGTATACATTTAGGTTAACTGACCAAGCTCATAGTATGTTAACATGGCTTTTAGAGATGATTGGATGGGCTGGTTGATGACTGGAATGAGTGAAGTTCAAACCTCTTAAAGCATGAAACAGTATGGCTAAAGCAGAATATTTTGTGGTTGTACCTCTCAACAACTAGTTAGTAATGACATGAAGATGACAATAATCATTGCAGATGGCCTAAATGCTGCATATTTATTCTTACACCAGAAAATAGCtgaattattatattattctgAAGCAATACGTCATTGTAGAACAAAAAGCCATATTTGAGAACAGGCATCAACAAGCACTGGTAGTTAGTGTTTGCATGAATTAGATAGTAGAACAAGAGCTATCATTTACCTGCTTTGTCAgataacatcagtgtttttattggaTCCAAGAGATGACATAGAGGgagattttaaatgtgtgtgacagagaggttTCAAAGTGGGAAGTGGTAATAGCTTTGAGTCATTTTCTGTCACTATCCACAAATGGACAAACccatttgcttttcttctctcgTCATTAGAAATTACATCTCAAATTAGAAAATCCACAGCCTTTTCACATCTCATCTATTTAGAAAAACGGTATTTATCTGAAAATGTTCCACCATAAGGGCACAGAGCATGTCACAAGGCTGTATCAGTAGTGACTGTCTGTTCATGTAAAGTATCCGACTGATTCACCATtaacgttttctttttttctgttggaaaTGTGCTTTTTGCGGAAATAACCCACTGAttaacagacataaaaaaaacactaaaattcTGTTTCCTATCAACCATTATGTAGCCTACACACTTGAGAGGAAGTGACAGCACCGGGGCCCCTCGGGGTACGGCTGTGGTGACCAGGGTTTGTGCCTGTCACAGTGTGACATTTACCAGCAGGGTCTGTACTCACAGAGGAAATCAAATGTGATTGTGTAGCATTTGGAATGAGCCAGAGATCTAGAAACAAGTGTACAGTAATCGCTAATTTAGGAAATGTAGGGTGGTGCTAGTGTCATTTGAAGCAGAAACTATGGTTATATGAACAGAGGAGTTCTTTGTGCATTATCACCTCAATGTGATGTGGATCTTTGACTTAAAATGAATAAACCAAAGCATAAAAACAACTTCGAATTCAGttattttaaaaccttttatgGTTTTGCGACCCTCTGCAACCTACACCTCCAGCCCTCACACAAAGCTGTACAGCCTCAGCTCATCAGCAAGTCAACTCCAAGATTACacctgctttctgtcttttgtatttgccccccccacacacacacccccgcCACCAAGGGGGCAGAACACACCTGGCTGTTCAAATACTATGTATGGTGCCGATGCATCTCCATTTGTCAAATCTAAGGGTCTGCCCAGCTGTGTGTGCGCACATTTCATTGTATGACAGTGCAAGTGTTTGCTCTGTACACAGTACAAGATTAATTCTCATCACACTTCTGTACATTCTGTCAGCTTGGCTGATAGCGACCAAACCTTCAAGTACTGTATCTCTCTGTGCAGTCAATATCTTGTCTT
The window above is part of the Toxotes jaculatrix isolate fToxJac2 chromosome 5, fToxJac2.pri, whole genome shotgun sequence genome. Proteins encoded here:
- the nap1l4a gene encoding nucleosome assembly protein 1-like 4a isoform X1; the protein is MDASKGKGDQGMQNPGGQMDRPVSFHFLESMLPKAVKRRVHALKRLQVQCANIEAKFYEEVHELERKYAALYQPLFDKRRDIVTGTVEPTDEECEWHSDREEEEELAEEVKEKAAIEDAKKEEATPEEDPKGIPEFWLTIFKSVDMLSDMLQEHDEPILKHLKDIQVKFSEPGQPMSFTLEFHFEPNGYFNNAVLTKVYKMKSEPDASDPFSFEGPEIIDCEGCQIDWHKGKDVTVKTIKKKQKHKGRGTVRTVTKQVPNDSFFNFFNPVKASPDGEMDEDSEYTLATDFEIGHFFRERIVPRAVLYFTGEALEDDESFEEEELEEGDEEEQDEEGDDDDDEGDFDPMKEQQQPAECKQQ
- the nap1l4a gene encoding nucleosome assembly protein 1-like 4a isoform X2, with translation MDASKGKGDQGMQNPGGQMDRPVSFHFLESMLPKAVKRRVHALKRLQVQCANIEAKFYEEVHELERKYAALYQPLFDKRRDIVTGTVEPTDEECEWHSDREEEEELAEEVKEKAAIEDAKKEEATPEEDPKGIPEFWLTIFKSVDMLSDMLQEHDEPILKHLKDIQVKFSEPGQPMSFTLEFHFEPNGYFNNAVLTKVYKMKSEPDASDPFSFEGPEIIDCEGCQIDWHKGKDVTVKTIKKKQKHKGRGTVRTVTKQVPNDSFFNFFNPVKASPDGEMDEDSEYTLATDFEIGHFFRERIVPRAVLYFTGEALEDDESFEEEELEEGDEEEQDEEGDDDDDEGDFDPMA